Within Gouania willdenowi chromosome 24, fGouWil2.1, whole genome shotgun sequence, the genomic segment atgtGTGGTATAAGGGGATATTTGCATTCAGAaattagagaaagggggtacttgaaccccaaaaagtttgagaaccactgttacagtatatattacATTTGTTCTTACTTGTTTATGTGTTCCGTGGcaataaatgtggttagtttAAAGGCAGTTCTGTAACTGCCATTTACCTTACTTATTTGTTCATATCtacacaaaccctgtttttggCATTTGCCTATTTTGGAGTTATAGCCCCCCTgtagaaaaatgcaccagctgCCACtgctgcccgttctgattggccgagtcgtctgaagggcaccctcatcagccaatagagtgagGCGGCCTATGTGACTTTGTGTGGATCTTTCTTCGAAAACTgttaaattattggaatgcgccCAATACAGCAGTGCGCTTTATAGTCCGTAAATTACGGCAGTCTAAAATCCTTTTACGTCTTGTCgacacataaaaaaaatctcacttTGCAGTTCAGACATTATCCACAcaaagtatttttcttttgttccattatttttttttttaatctttgctctaaattttaaaaaagacacTTGCTCTACCAAGTGGCAAACCTACGGAAGAGTATTAGGGccacagaaaaaagaaaaaaaaagaattggaggcgaaaaaaaaagttaagatttttttttggagcgggaaaaaaaaagaaagatgaaaaTCAATATTGAGATTTTTTAGGGACACTGAAGACAAAAAAATttcagaggtaaaaaaaaaaaaattcatgcaCTTGAAGCAAAAAGTCGAAAATCgctgtaaattttttttttcattatgctgACTGTTTGTATAGACACAATTGGACATCTCCATTTTTATACAGTCGGCTTGCAGGTACAAGTCACCATTTTGTAGATTTGtaattgcatttgcaaaaatataattaatacgAAAGACTGAATCAGACTAAAaagctgttttcttttttttagcaaccaaattgtttttttcttttgtgaccCTAATACTCTTCCGTACAAACCAGGTCAGAACCAGAtactgtatttttgaagtgatGCATTCAGTGTAACCTGGGTTTTGTTGATGAATAAATTCGGACTTTTCTAATTTTCTTTTACTCCACAGATACATCAAAGCCAGGTAAGATGTTCAAAGAGTGTTTCACCATATATCATCTACATGGTTCATATTTATTATGGAATGGATAAATTGGactaaatgtatttgttataaAGGCTTTGGACAATTGAAGCCAGGTACaaagttttctcttttttcctttgacttcacttttaaaacacaaacaagcaCAGGTGTAACCAATGTTCTTCTGTTGTCCCTCCTCATTTTCCATATTTCAGTCTGTTGGACCCAGTGGTTTGATCGCGATGATCCCAGTGGAAGTGGAGACTGGGAAACCCTCACAAACCTTCGCAATGAGAACCCTGGGAAAATTTGTCCCAAACCAACGGACATTGAGGTTGTGACTCTGTCTGGGAACAGTGTGGTTCAAACTGGGGAAGTGATTTACAAGTAAGCCCAAATTAACTTTTGTTGCACTATTCCAGAAGATGCAGATTTTATTCAATCGTTTTGTGAACTTCCAGGATGGACACAACTACAGGATTCGTCTGTAAAAAGAATGACCAACCAGATAAGAAGTGCGAGGATTACAAAGTGCGCTTCAGGTGCTCACACCCTTACTGTGATGATGAAGgtattatataaatatgttatatgtataaaataagatgaaaaacactcaaatttgTTTAGATGTAAATCTGTGAatagtttgtaaaaaaaaaaaaaaaagacaaaggagTTTCCCAGTACAGATCTATTTTGCATTCATTCTTCTCTCTTTGCAGCGTGCTGGACCCAGTGGTTTGATCGCGATGATCCCAGTGGAACTGGAGACTGGGAAACCCTCACAAACCTTCGCAATGAGAACCCTGGGAAAATTTGTCCCAAACCAGCGAACATTGAGGTTGTGACTCTGTCTGGGAACAGTGTGATTCAAACTGGGGAAGTGATTTACAAGTAAGCCCAAATTAACTTTTGTTGCACTATTCCAGAAGATGCAGATTTTATTCAATCGTTTTGTGAACTTCCAGGATGGACACAACTACAGGATTCGTCTGTAAAAAGAATGACCAACCAGATAAGAAGTGCGAGGATTACAAAGTGCGCTTCAGGTGCTCACACCCTTACTGTGATGATGGAGGTATtagataaatatattatttgtataatattaagATGAAAAACACTTAAATTTGATGAGCCGAAAGGAGTTTCCCAGTACAGATCTATTTTGCATTCTTCTCTCTTTGCAGCGTGCTGGACCCAGTGGTTTGATCGCGATGATCCCAGTGGAAGTGGAGACTGGGAAACCCTCACAAACCTTCGCAATGAGAACCCTGGGAAAATTTGTCCCAAACCAGCGGACATTGAGGTTGAGACTCTGTCAGGGAACAGTGTCGTTCAAACTGGGGAAGTGATTTACAAGTAAGCCCAAATTAACTTTTGTTGCACTATTCCAGAAGATGCAGATTTTATTCAATCGTTTTGTGAACTTCCAGGATGGACACAACTACAGGATTCGTCTGTAAAAAGAATGACCAACCAGATAAGAAGTGCGAGGATTACAAAGTGCGCTTCAGGTGCTCACACCCTTACTGTGATGATGGAGGTATtagataaatatattatttgtataatattaagATGAAAAACACTTAAATTTGATGAGCCGAAAGGAGTTTCCCAGTACAGATCTATTTTGCATTCTTCTCTCTTTGCAGTGTGCTGGACCCGGTGGTTTGATCGCGATGATCCCAGTGGAACTGGAGACTGGGAAACCCTCACAAACCTTCGCAATGAGAACCCTGGGAAAATTTGTCCCAAACCAGCGGACATTGAGGTTGTGACTCTGTCTGGGAACAGTGTGGTTCAAACTGGGGAAGTGATTTACAAGTAAGCCCAAATTAACTTTTGTTGCACTATTCCAGAAGATGCAGATTTTATTCAATCGTTTTGTGAACTTCCAGGATGGACACAACTACAGGATTCGTCTGTAAAAAGAATGACCAACCAGATAAGAAGTGCGAGGATTACAAAGTGCGCTTCAGGTGCTCACACCCTTACTGTGATGATGAAGgtattatataaatatgttaTATGTATAATATTAAGATGAAAAACACTCTCATTTGTTTAGATGTAAATCTGTGAatagtttgtaaaaaaaaaaaaaaaaaaaagacaatggaGTTTCCCAGTACAGATCTATTTAGCCTTCTTCTCTCTTTGCAGTGTGCTGGACGCAGTGGTTTGATCGCGATAATCCCGGTGGAACTGGAGACTGGGAGCTTCTGACATACCTGAGGAATGAAAACCCAGGACAAATTTGTGAAAAGCCTCTCCACATTGAGGTTAAAAACACTGGTTTCCTGATTCCAGCCAGCAACACAGGGCAGAACTTCTATTTGTGAGTTTACtcataagaaaatatatacaatatcaCTGGTAAAAATGTTTGTCTTTTCAAGCagattcaaaaatatatatttttttatcctacCTGATTACAAATGGATatgatgattttatgatttGACACTAAAGTCTGTTTGCAGTGTGCTGATCATTGTCTGAATATCTTTCAGGTTCAGCCCAATCGAGGGATTCGTTTGCCGCAATAAGGACCAGAAATGGGGCAAATGCCTTGACTACAAAGTTCGCTTTGGATGCAAATGTTAAAGCTGAGCTCCAACAACCtaattttttcctatttttctgTCTCTGTAGAATAACATCTTATTTTCTTAGTTTAATCATATTAGCTATAAGTATAATGTTGTTTCTGTCTTTCCCAACTAAATTTAATGTAGACTACTGTGGACTAATAATGTAATGTGGGCTATAATTACAACAATTAAAAATCAAGTTTTCTCTGCAATGATAATTTGTGTATCCGTGTCCTTTAATACACGTCTGTTACTTGCAAGGTGAAACACAAAGGCTTTAAGAGGTGGTAATGGTTATGAAATATGTTTCCATTGAAATGTCTTACAGCATCACAACTAAAGATCAAGCAAACCAACAAACTATTCCTCAAAAGGAACAAGGTGGACTTTTAGTTATGATGTTTCGTGTCTTGCCGTGAGTAAAATGTGAATCTCTACAACCTGTTCTGCTGGTACGACCTTGTCTGCGTGTGAACGTTTTGATGAATACCAACAGTTTCACCTGTGTGTAGGGGTAGAGCAgctattttaaaagtgagggtgttctaagatTAGGTCAACCATTAACTCCCTAATTTAGTTTTTACCAAACTCTAATTcaaaatgaatgcatttttgctaattattacaataatatgcAAATACCTTAACATCAAGTCTTACAGTTAGTTGACATTACAGTACAATGTTTACGGCTTTATTCATTTTAGCTGCTACATCTGGtacaaaatgaatcaacaaataaatgtcaaatacaAAATAGCTGACTAAACAGTCCAATAACTCTAACAGcaattcatactttttttttttttttttgagaatacCAGCTTTCTAGATTCTGGCAGTATTGTACATATGAGATATATAAACAGACAGAACACAGCAGGTAAaacactgacattttttttttagaatactCATTAAAACAATAAGAAATTGGTTTAAGTTACAGTCCATAAATGGATACATACTGCacaaactgaaataaataataacacgtATTTACTGCCAGAACATGTCATTATTAAAATCATAGATTACAAATTAGCTTCAAAGCCCCTTTCACACACCTGTTATTAAAAACATAAGCATTTTCAATTTAACAATTACATGACAACTGGCCTTAAAAGATGAGTCTATCTTCCTCTGCTTTGCCTTTATGTCTCTGTACATCCTCCtattaatataagaaaaaaacatagtCAATAAAGTCAAACTAAGTCAGGCCCATGTCAGCcatcatgttgggtgtgggatacatatgtatgtgtatatacgtatatatgcatatgtgtgtatccataaaatgaagagtccgtccttaagactgctctactgtaaaagtgtcttgagataccattggttatgatttggcgctatacaaacaaaagattgattgattaattgattgatcacagtgacaacattggacTGCTAAATGTTACTAATCTACTCATTAAAAGCTTAATGGGAGGAGATGAAGTGGCAACTGAAAGTGGAAGAGATGATTTCAAACGTTTATATTAGGGATTTGTTCAGTGTACATAGAGTAAGCTTACCACTGTGATGGCACTTGATTAGGGATGCTACCTAACTTGCTTACACATCGTTTTTCATtaatctctgcatttaacccctccctgagaagaagtgggcagccacggtgtagcaccaggggagcagttccatttttagtagctgttatattgcctcgtatcgcctttgacttgatctgatgtgatgctgaccaaacagtggactatcatcAGTGTTGGACAAGTTACTCTAAAattgtaatacattttatattactagttacaggCATAAAAAATGTAACATAAATGTATTACAAGGAGGAtatcagaggatatgaaggttctcagagagaagaagaacttcacgtttggagagttggaggaacgtaaacaacgactggaaaagaaagctcgtggaaatacgggggaaaaagactgtgaagaggagtaacagcaggaacaatgactgcagacgagaacacatcacaaaaaaaaaaaaaaaaaaaaaaaaaaaagggaagaaacgaggttggatgtaaaattatctgtgttcaaattaggggacggatctagataagcataatgcttttttccgtcgccctttccggcatgaaaaaggacaaaaaaaaaaaaaaaacaatgatgtgattttgctctgaatgtcaaaatgaatttctgtgattgcaaccatgtcggaaatgaactgaataaataaaaataaaaaacaataacaccaCCTCCAAAATTAAGTTACTTTTAGCTAATCGCACATTTATGTTATGTGaagtaattttaaaataataatcctATCACGTTGATGACATTACAAATTAATGTCTACAAATGTGACACCACAAAAcactttctttttccttttaaataagaatatacaaacaaaaatgtataattagGTATGATGAATGAATTTGAAATCGTGAGAGTATGCGTTTGCAACACTCCGCTCTGCAGGAAAGAAGTCGGTGGGGAGTTTCTTCTTCTACGCCACAGAAATAGGTAGAATTTACGATGGTGTCTTCAACACttttttgactcttttttttttttcattttcattggaATATCAGTAGAATTCATTAAAGTCTGGGGCGGATCTAGAAAAAATTCAATGGGTGGCTAGAGGGGGGCAGGAATTTTTTAGAGGTGTcaacatatagcagacagtATACATAAAGCACACTGAATTGCCAGGGTACTGTCAGGTACCTCGCAatgcgatatattgcgatattttttGCCTGCAATAACAATATCacaataatcaatatattgcaGGAAAATTAATCCAAGATACATCACAATaactgtcactgaagaaattcagaatgtatctactgcactgaatccatttcacagaaattacaaaacactgtcaatcaatttcacttgaatgacagccaagtgtaTACAGCACACCCCCCAAACATGTGCACATTCAGCACACACCTGACACAACCACACCAGTGCACATTGCCTCACACACACTCGAACCTACATAATccacacaaaacacactcacacaagcaAAACCTGCATGTGCACAAACACTCACCGATGTCTGAAGACAGTGGAACGTCAGTCACAGAGGAAGGGAGGGGGAAGAGAGTCCGGGGCTGTTACTCTGTTTTGGAACGACTTTTTTTCTGATACAAATGTGTGCTCACGGCAAATGTTTAAGGGTTGGCAGCTAtgtttttacctctttcctctCGTGGGCCAATGTAAGCACTTCCGTGCCGCTCTCGCGATGCTTCCgc encodes:
- the LOC114457704 gene encoding mucin-5B-like isoform X3, giving the protein MLQLVFFFLGGGVLTESIQKQAAPTDKPDTSKPGFGQLKPVCWTQWFDRDDPSGSGDWETLTNLRNENPGKICPKPTDIEVVTLSGNSVVQTGEVIYKMDTTTGFVCKKNDQPDKKCEDYKVRFRCSHPYCDDEACWTQWFDRDDPSGTGDWETLTNLRNENPGKICPKPANIEVVTLSGNSVIQTGEVIYKMDTTTGFVCKKNDQPDKKCEDYKVRFRCSHPYCDDGACWTQWFDRDDPSGSGDWETLTNLRNENPGKICPKPADIEVETLSGNSVVQTGEVIYKMDTTTGFVCKKNDQPDKKCEDYKVRFRCSHPYCDDGVCWTRWFDRDDPSGTGDWETLTNLRNENPGKICPKPADIEVVTLSGNSVVQTGEVIYKMDTTTGFVCKKNDQPDKKCEDYKVRFSVLDAVV
- the LOC114457704 gene encoding mucin-5AC-like isoform X2 — translated: MLQLVFFFLGGGVLTESIQKQAAPTDKPDTSKPVCWTQWFDRDDPSGSGDWETLTNLRNENPGKICPKPTDIEVVTLSGNSVVQTGEVIYKMDTTTGFVCKKNDQPDKKCEDYKVRFRCSHPYCDDEACWTQWFDRDDPSGTGDWETLTNLRNENPGKICPKPANIEVVTLSGNSVIQTGEVIYKMDTTTGFVCKKNDQPDKKCEDYKVRFRCSHPYCDDGACWTQWFDRDDPSGSGDWETLTNLRNENPGKICPKPADIEVETLSGNSVVQTGEVIYKMDTTTGFVCKKNDQPDKKCEDYKVRFRCSHPYCDDGVCWTRWFDRDDPSGTGDWETLTNLRNENPGKICPKPADIEVVTLSGNSVVQTGEVIYKMDTTTGFVCKKNDQPDKKCEDYKVRFRCSHPYCDDEVCWTQWFDRDNPGGTGDWELLTYLRNENPGQICEKPLHIEVKNTGFLIPASNTGQNFYLFSPIEGFVCRNKDQKWGKCLDYKVRFGCKC
- the LOC114457704 gene encoding mucin-5AC-like isoform X1, with the translated sequence MLQLVFFFLGGGVLTESIQKQAAPTDKPDTSKPGFGQLKPVCWTQWFDRDDPSGSGDWETLTNLRNENPGKICPKPTDIEVVTLSGNSVVQTGEVIYKMDTTTGFVCKKNDQPDKKCEDYKVRFRCSHPYCDDEACWTQWFDRDDPSGTGDWETLTNLRNENPGKICPKPANIEVVTLSGNSVIQTGEVIYKMDTTTGFVCKKNDQPDKKCEDYKVRFRCSHPYCDDGACWTQWFDRDDPSGSGDWETLTNLRNENPGKICPKPADIEVETLSGNSVVQTGEVIYKMDTTTGFVCKKNDQPDKKCEDYKVRFRCSHPYCDDGVCWTRWFDRDDPSGTGDWETLTNLRNENPGKICPKPADIEVVTLSGNSVVQTGEVIYKMDTTTGFVCKKNDQPDKKCEDYKVRFRCSHPYCDDEVCWTQWFDRDNPGGTGDWELLTYLRNENPGQICEKPLHIEVKNTGFLIPASNTGQNFYLFSPIEGFVCRNKDQKWGKCLDYKVRFGCKC